A genomic stretch from Hydrogenimonas urashimensis includes:
- the hisIE gene encoding bifunctional phosphoribosyl-AMP cyclohydrolase/phosphoribosyl-ATP diphosphatase HisIE, which translates to MGETALKIDWEKTPLIPVIVQDAESKDVLMLAYMNEEAFNLSRDTGYAHYYSRSRKRLWKKGESSGHTQEIVQMLLDCDADTLLLRVHQKGVACHTGRKSCFFTDIEKNATLTEPEVDTAAAYGVIDTLYHTILERKGADPDASYTAKLLQGKENSMLKKIVEEAGEFCFAVKDDDEKEIIYECADLVYHVLVALGKKEISPDRIRQELARRFGMSGIEEKNSRADD; encoded by the coding sequence ATGGGTGAGACGGCATTGAAGATCGACTGGGAGAAAACCCCTTTAATCCCGGTCATCGTGCAGGATGCTGAGAGCAAAGATGTTCTGATGCTGGCCTACATGAACGAGGAGGCCTTCAACCTGAGCCGCGATACCGGCTATGCCCACTACTACTCCAGAAGCCGCAAACGGCTCTGGAAAAAAGGAGAGAGCAGCGGGCATACCCAAGAGATTGTCCAGATGCTGCTGGACTGCGACGCCGACACCCTTTTGCTGCGGGTGCACCAAAAAGGGGTCGCGTGCCATACGGGGCGAAAAAGCTGCTTCTTCACCGACATCGAAAAAAACGCCACCCTCACCGAACCCGAGGTGGACACTGCCGCAGCCTACGGCGTCATCGATACCCTCTATCATACGATCCTCGAGCGAAAAGGTGCCGACCCCGATGCTTCCTACACCGCCAAACTGCTTCAGGGAAAAGAGAATTCGATGCTCAAAAAGATCGTCGAAGAGGCCGGTGAGTTCTGTTTCGCGGTCAAAGACGACGACGAAAAAGAGATCATCTACGAGTGTGCCGACCTTGTCTACCATGTTCTCGTGGCACTGGGCAAGAAGGAGATCTCGCCTGATCGCATCAGACAGGAGCTCGCGCGGCGTTTCGGCATGAGCGGCATCGAAGAGAAAAACAGCCGGGCAGATGACTGA
- a CDS encoding prohibitin family protein has product MPADMNDYFNKQRGEGGGNKPPKPPQFIQDFSKKATVLYVLVIVAALLVFFKPFVVINSGEVGILKTAGKFDPEPLQPGLHFFIPAIQDVIVVDTRVRIVNYKTTASEGDFDRRGGVLIKPAIEVLDARGLPVNIELTVQYRLNPMRAPQTIAEWGLNWEEKIINPVVRDVVRNVIGQYKAEELPVKRNEIAIKIQNDIAKEIDKLEHKPVELVAVQLRAIILPKKIKEQIERVQIAKQEAERVKYEVLRAKQEAEKKAALAKGTAEAKKIQAQGEADRIRIEAQAQAKANKLISDSLTPELLQLRQIEVQGQFNEALKTNRDAKIFLTPGGAVPNIWIDTKDKRRSSAVSE; this is encoded by the coding sequence ATGCCAGCAGACATGAACGACTATTTCAACAAACAGCGGGGTGAAGGGGGCGGAAACAAGCCCCCCAAGCCGCCGCAGTTCATCCAGGATTTCAGCAAGAAGGCGACGGTGCTCTACGTGCTCGTCATCGTCGCGGCGCTGCTCGTCTTTTTCAAACCCTTCGTTGTTATCAACTCCGGTGAAGTGGGCATTTTGAAAACGGCCGGCAAATTCGACCCCGAGCCACTGCAGCCGGGACTGCATTTCTTCATCCCGGCCATTCAGGATGTCATCGTCGTCGATACCCGGGTGCGAATCGTCAACTACAAAACCACCGCGAGCGAAGGCGATTTTGACCGCCGGGGCGGGGTGTTGATCAAACCGGCCATCGAGGTGCTCGACGCCCGGGGCCTTCCGGTCAACATCGAACTGACGGTGCAGTACCGCCTCAACCCGATGAGGGCTCCCCAGACCATCGCCGAGTGGGGACTTAATTGGGAGGAGAAGATCATCAACCCGGTCGTACGCGATGTGGTACGCAACGTCATCGGCCAGTACAAAGCCGAGGAGTTGCCGGTCAAGCGGAACGAAATCGCGATCAAGATACAAAACGACATCGCCAAGGAGATCGACAAACTCGAACACAAGCCGGTGGAACTGGTGGCGGTGCAGCTTCGGGCCATCATTCTGCCCAAAAAGATCAAAGAGCAGATCGAGCGGGTGCAGATAGCCAAGCAGGAAGCGGAACGGGTCAAGTACGAAGTACTCCGGGCCAAGCAGGAAGCGGAGAAAAAAGCGGCACTGGCCAAAGGTACAGCGGAAGCGAAAAAGATCCAGGCACAGGGCGAGGCCGATCGCATCCGCATCGAAGCCCAGGCCCAGGCCAAAGCCAACAAACTGATCAGCGACTCGCTGACACCCGAACTGCTTCAACTGCGCCAGATCGAAGTGCAGGGCCAATTCAACGAAGCGCTCAAAACCAACAGGGACGCCAAGATATTCCTGACACCCGGCGGTGCCGTGCCCAACATATGGATCGATACCAAAGATAAGCGGCGAAGCTCCGCTGTTTCGGAATAA
- a CDS encoding branched-chain amino acid transaminase, whose product MKQADTIWMNGKLIPWNEAKVHVLTHTLHYGNGVFEGTRAYKTDKGLAIFRLRDHTKRLLDSAKITMIKSPYTLEELEAAQLELLRENHFGGNVYIRPLIYLGYGVMGLYHVNAPVEVAIAAWEWGSYLGEEGLEKGIRVKIASFARNSVKSTMGKAKAVANYLNSQMAKFEALEAGYEEALLLDDEGFIAEGSGECFFIVRDGKIITPPNDNSLESITQATVIELAEKLGYTVEHRRITRDEVYIADEAFFTGTAAEVTPVREVDARIIGEGHRGPITEALQKAYFDVVYGRDKDFEHYLTYVS is encoded by the coding sequence ATGAAACAGGCTGATACCATCTGGATGAACGGCAAACTGATCCCATGGAACGAGGCGAAGGTGCATGTTTTGACCCATACACTGCATTACGGCAACGGGGTCTTCGAAGGCACCCGCGCCTACAAAACCGACAAAGGACTGGCGATTTTCCGTCTGCGCGACCACACGAAACGTCTTCTCGACTCGGCGAAAATCACGATGATCAAAAGCCCCTACACTCTCGAAGAGCTCGAAGCCGCCCAGCTGGAACTGCTGCGGGAGAACCATTTCGGTGGCAATGTCTACATCCGTCCGCTCATCTACCTTGGATACGGCGTTATGGGCCTCTATCATGTCAACGCTCCGGTCGAGGTGGCCATCGCCGCCTGGGAGTGGGGCAGCTATCTCGGTGAAGAGGGTCTCGAAAAGGGAATCCGCGTCAAGATCGCCTCTTTCGCACGCAACTCGGTCAAATCCACGATGGGCAAAGCCAAAGCGGTCGCCAACTACCTCAACAGCCAGATGGCCAAATTCGAAGCCCTCGAAGCGGGTTACGAAGAGGCGCTGCTGCTGGATGACGAGGGGTTCATCGCCGAAGGAAGCGGCGAATGTTTCTTCATCGTCCGCGACGGAAAGATCATCACGCCCCCCAACGACAACAGTCTCGAGAGTATCACCCAGGCCACCGTCATCGAACTGGCGGAAAAACTGGGATACACCGTAGAACATCGCCGCATCACCCGTGACGAAGTTTACATCGCCGACGAAGCCTTTTTCACCGGCACGGCCGCCGAAGTGACACCGGTCCGTGAAGTGGATGCCCGCATCATTGGCGAAGGGCACCGCGGCCCCATCACCGAAGCGCTCCAGAAGGCCTATTTCGACGTGGTCTACGGACGCGACAAAGATTTCGAACACTACCTGACCTATGTTTCATAA
- a CDS encoding aldehyde dehydrogenase family protein, which translates to MVEAKVLMGSKMVEEKRISERRSPYNGEVVSTAPVCDADDARAALKIAKQAFERNRQIPLSRRIAWLRDVAKRIRDERELFAKTITDEIGKPIMFSRIEVDRCIETVELTADALTHVRGETIPVDATPSGRKATAFWRRVPAGVVVAITPFNFPLNLAAHKLAPALGAGCSVVLKPTPEAPGTAYLFARAFIESEYAVEDMLSLVYGDAEVGSALVGSDIPRVISFTGSVPVGHIITKTAGIKKISLELGGNAATFVERSADIAHAAARCAFGAFVNSGQVCISLQRIYVDAAIYDRFAEAIAQETKKLKVGSPYDDDTFMGPLINEEAKKRAMKWVESAKKEGARVIAGGELVEGIFAPTVMADVTEEMAIVCEEVFAPIVSLVKVESFDEAVQKMNDSPYGLQFSIFTNDLQMTQRALDRFECGGIVVNDVPTVRFDIQPYGGMKLSGVGREGPQFALEEFTEIQSVVIF; encoded by the coding sequence ATGGTTGAAGCGAAAGTATTGATGGGCTCCAAGATGGTGGAAGAGAAGAGGATATCGGAGCGTCGTTCGCCCTATAACGGGGAGGTGGTCTCGACCGCCCCGGTATGCGATGCCGACGATGCCAGGGCCGCTTTGAAAATCGCCAAGCAGGCTTTCGAGAGAAACAGGCAGATTCCGCTTTCGCGCAGGATTGCCTGGCTCAGGGATGTGGCGAAGCGGATACGGGATGAGCGGGAACTTTTCGCGAAAACGATCACGGACGAGATCGGAAAACCGATCATGTTCAGCCGCATCGAGGTGGACCGCTGCATCGAGACGGTCGAGCTCACCGCCGATGCCCTGACCCATGTGCGGGGAGAGACGATTCCCGTGGACGCGACGCCGAGCGGCAGAAAAGCGACCGCATTCTGGCGGCGGGTTCCTGCCGGTGTGGTCGTGGCGATCACCCCCTTCAACTTCCCTCTGAATCTCGCGGCCCACAAACTGGCGCCGGCGCTGGGGGCCGGATGCAGCGTTGTGCTCAAACCGACACCGGAGGCGCCCGGCACCGCCTATCTTTTCGCCCGCGCTTTTATCGAAAGCGAGTATGCGGTGGAGGATATGCTCAGCCTCGTCTATGGCGATGCGGAAGTGGGAAGTGCGCTGGTTGGCAGCGACATCCCGCGGGTTATCAGTTTCACGGGCAGCGTGCCGGTAGGCCACATCATCACCAAAACGGCCGGAATCAAGAAAATAAGTCTCGAGCTTGGAGGCAACGCCGCCACGTTCGTCGAAAGGAGCGCCGATATCGCCCATGCCGCCGCCCGGTGCGCCTTTGGCGCCTTCGTCAACAGCGGGCAGGTCTGTATCTCTTTGCAGCGCATCTACGTCGATGCCGCCATCTACGACCGCTTCGCCGAAGCGATCGCCCAAGAGACGAAAAAGCTCAAGGTCGGAAGCCCCTACGACGACGATACCTTCATGGGGCCGCTCATCAACGAGGAGGCGAAAAAGCGGGCGATGAAATGGGTCGAAAGCGCCAAAAAAGAGGGCGCACGAGTCATCGCCGGCGGCGAACTGGTCGAGGGCATCTTCGCCCCTACGGTCATGGCCGACGTCACCGAGGAGATGGCCATCGTCTGCGAAGAGGTTTTCGCCCCGATCGTCAGCCTCGTCAAAGTCGAAAGTTTCGATGAAGCGGTGCAAAAGATGAACGACTCCCCCTACGGCCTGCAGTTTTCGATCTTCACCAACGACCTGCAGATGACGCAAAGGGCGTTGGATCGTTTCGAGTGCGGCGGCATCGTCGTCAACGATGTCCCCACCGTGCGCTTCGACATCCAGCCCTACGGGGGCATGAAACTCTCCGGTGTCGGCCGTGAAGGCCCGCAGTTTGCCCTGGAAGAGTTTACGGAGATCCAGTCGGTGGTGATTTTCTGA